The Edaphobacter bradus genome contains a region encoding:
- a CDS encoding QcrA and Rieske domain-containing protein: MELIPQTNNGPKVESSGRRSFLGALLGLSTAAVSALLAVPLVRFVTYPLRKAASDTVWSDLGPVQEFASITAPIAKTITLERRDAWQSTSSQKAVYVLPPKDGQFRILSPICPHLGCSIRWIDAEGKFICPCHTGSFTATGERIVGPPPRSMDSLESKVEGGLLKVRYQYFRQLIPNKEPMA, encoded by the coding sequence ATGGAGCTCATACCTCAGACGAATAACGGGCCCAAAGTGGAATCTTCCGGGCGTCGTTCATTTTTAGGTGCTCTGCTTGGATTGAGTACAGCGGCGGTGAGTGCGCTGTTGGCCGTTCCTCTTGTACGCTTCGTGACCTATCCACTGCGCAAAGCCGCTTCGGACACTGTTTGGTCGGATCTGGGGCCGGTGCAGGAATTCGCCTCAATTACTGCGCCAATCGCAAAGACCATTACGCTGGAACGTCGCGATGCCTGGCAGAGCACCTCATCCCAGAAGGCGGTATACGTGCTGCCGCCAAAGGATGGGCAATTCCGGATACTGTCGCCCATCTGCCCGCATCTGGGTTGCTCGATCCGCTGGATAGATGCTGAGGGAAAATTTATCTGCCCGTGTCATACAGGATCGTTCACGGCAACCGGAGAGCGCATTGTAGGACCACCACCTCGCTCTATGGATTCCCTTGAATCAAAGGTTGAGGGTGGATTGTTGAAGGTACGCTACCAGTATTTTCGTCAATTAATCCCCAACAAAGAGCCAATGGCCTGA
- a CDS encoding cytochrome b N-terminal domain-containing protein has translation MTNKATPEPPAHSNVGARFDNWLDTRTGIHALLHETLDEPIPGGASWAYVFGSGLLFLFVSQIITGVCLALYYVPSADHAHTTVAYIVKVVTSGSFIRSIHAYGSSGIIILLLLHIGQTILYGSYKGRRELLWLSGCILLALMLGMAFTGYLLPWDEKSYFASAVGTNLVAEVPFLGPTLQKLIRGGDQMGTLTVSRFYVMHVFVLPALLTGFLAAHVFFFRKAGAAGPIKEDPVYPKLPPVPFYPRQVIIDALFALVLIGILAIVTIKIPMDLGPAANPANTSFLPRPEWYYRPAFQWLKYLSGRWSLIGGILLPAVLALIFAAVPFLDRRLERRPWRRPIVVGAFSLFLVAYTLLGVASYRDDYYKDPGVAAQMHKQEEDARAFMQQPFVPEAAAGSASAALASADPKVLKGQALFQAGSCNSCHGDGGIGTAAAGPLTGAGQKFTDARLIALLRTPDNKMISGGMTPVDLSQDDLEALAAYLRQLH, from the coding sequence ATGACGAATAAAGCCACACCTGAGCCGCCAGCCCACTCCAACGTCGGAGCGCGGTTTGATAACTGGCTGGACACGCGCACGGGCATCCACGCTCTGCTGCATGAGACGCTCGACGAACCGATTCCAGGCGGCGCCAGTTGGGCCTATGTCTTCGGCTCGGGGCTGCTCTTCCTTTTTGTTTCCCAAATTATCACTGGCGTTTGCCTGGCCTTGTACTACGTGCCATCGGCAGACCATGCACATACCACTGTCGCGTACATTGTGAAGGTGGTCACGTCGGGATCGTTTATCCGCAGCATTCATGCGTATGGATCGAGCGGCATCATCATCCTGCTTCTGTTGCACATCGGGCAAACCATCCTCTATGGGTCCTACAAAGGGCGTCGTGAACTGCTGTGGCTCTCCGGCTGCATCCTGCTCGCGCTGATGCTCGGCATGGCCTTCACCGGATATCTCCTGCCCTGGGACGAGAAGTCATATTTTGCCAGTGCGGTGGGAACGAACCTTGTTGCAGAAGTCCCATTCCTTGGGCCGACATTACAGAAGCTGATACGGGGCGGCGACCAGATGGGGACATTGACAGTCTCCCGCTTTTACGTGATGCATGTATTCGTTCTGCCCGCCTTGCTGACTGGCTTCCTTGCAGCGCATGTCTTTTTCTTTCGCAAAGCAGGCGCGGCAGGCCCGATTAAGGAAGACCCGGTATACCCCAAACTGCCACCTGTCCCGTTCTATCCCCGCCAGGTGATCATCGATGCCCTTTTTGCCCTTGTGCTGATCGGGATACTGGCCATCGTTACGATCAAGATCCCGATGGATTTGGGCCCAGCGGCAAACCCGGCAAATACTTCATTTCTGCCGCGTCCGGAATGGTATTACCGGCCGGCGTTTCAGTGGCTCAAATATTTGAGTGGCCGCTGGTCTCTAATTGGCGGAATCCTCCTGCCTGCTGTCCTCGCGTTGATCTTTGCTGCCGTGCCATTTCTGGATCGACGACTCGAGCGCCGTCCCTGGCGCCGGCCAATCGTAGTGGGCGCATTCTCTCTCTTCCTGGTTGCTTACACGCTCCTCGGTGTAGCCAGCTATCGGGATGACTACTACAAAGATCCTGGAGTGGCGGCGCAGATGCACAAGCAGGAAGAGGACGCGAGAGCATTCATGCAACAGCCCTTCGTGCCAGAAGCGGCCGCTGGAAGCGCATCGGCTGCGCTGGCTTCTGCTGATCCAAAGGTGTTGAAGGGGCAGGCTCTCTTTCAGGCTGGGTCATGCAACTCCTGTCACGGAGATGGAGGCATAGGCACTGCGGCAGCAGGTCCTCTGACGGGCGCCGGCCAGAAATTTACAGACGCGCGACTGATTGCGCTCCTTCGTACACCAGACAATAAGATGATCAGCGGCGGAATGACGCCTGTAGATCTGAGCCAGGATGATCTGGAAGCATTGGCCGCATATCTTCGCCAACTGCACTGA
- a CDS encoding DmsE family decaheme c-type cytochrome: protein MRRSRFWVAILVLLGWFNGTRLAYAGGAAQPQAATSSSKTAVNPADYAGADTCALCHQDEVKGFNKNPHAKLALEHGGKGVTCESCHGPGKAHVESGGVATKIFQFTKATPKQVEKTCLECHVGEHPNFERTAHGEALISCLGCHSIHKFELQTVLLKTKQPNVCYQCHTDIKPAFAQPFHHRVPEGLLKCTDCHNPHGTFQPNLLRLSATQDAICTKCHVDTLGPFVFQHPPIQTEGCTSCHFPHGSANSRLLIRSNVNTLCLQCHSPSMNFTAPGTPSFHNQANQYQACTVCHVQIHGSNVNAFFFK, encoded by the coding sequence ATGCGGCGTTCGCGTTTTTGGGTGGCGATTCTCGTACTGCTCGGCTGGTTCAACGGAACCAGGTTAGCCTACGCCGGTGGCGCGGCCCAGCCGCAAGCTGCAACATCTTCCTCCAAAACGGCAGTGAATCCGGCAGACTACGCCGGAGCAGACACCTGCGCCTTGTGCCATCAGGACGAGGTGAAGGGCTTCAACAAGAATCCGCATGCCAAGCTGGCACTCGAGCATGGCGGCAAAGGTGTGACATGCGAAAGCTGCCACGGACCCGGTAAGGCTCATGTTGAAAGCGGCGGGGTTGCGACCAAGATCTTTCAATTCACAAAGGCAACACCGAAACAGGTGGAGAAGACGTGCCTGGAGTGCCACGTTGGCGAGCACCCTAATTTCGAGCGGACCGCCCACGGCGAAGCGCTCATCAGTTGCCTTGGCTGTCACAGCATCCACAAGTTCGAACTGCAGACGGTCCTGCTCAAAACGAAGCAACCGAACGTTTGCTATCAATGCCATACAGACATCAAGCCGGCTTTTGCGCAGCCATTCCATCACAGGGTACCCGAAGGGTTATTGAAGTGCACCGACTGCCACAACCCGCACGGCACCTTCCAGCCGAACCTGCTCCGCCTAAGTGCGACCCAGGATGCCATCTGCACCAAGTGCCACGTCGACACTCTCGGGCCGTTCGTTTTCCAGCACCCGCCCATCCAGACTGAGGGCTGCACCTCGTGCCATTTCCCGCACGGATCGGCGAATTCCCGCTTGCTCATACGCAGCAACGTAAACACCCTCTGCCTGCAGTGCCATTCACCGTCAATGAATTTCACGGCTCCCGGCACACCGTCGTTTCATAACCAGGCGAATCAGTATCAGGCCTGCACTGTATGCCATGTGCAGATTCATGGCTCAAACGTCAACGCCTTCTTCTTCAAGTAA
- a CDS encoding c-type cytochrome: MLKHLACYGIAGLLLFAGSSLSFAESAADTYKAKCQMCHAPDGSGDTPAGKATKVHPFKSPDVLKQSDADLIAIVKNGKEKMPAFAGKITDAQITDLVEYIHTLQKK; this comes from the coding sequence ATGCTGAAACATCTTGCCTGCTACGGAATCGCTGGCCTACTCCTATTTGCGGGGAGTTCGTTGAGTTTCGCAGAGAGCGCAGCTGACACCTACAAAGCGAAGTGCCAGATGTGTCATGCCCCCGACGGCAGCGGCGACACGCCCGCTGGTAAGGCCACGAAGGTGCACCCGTTCAAGTCGCCTGACGTTCTGAAGCAGTCGGACGCCGATCTAATCGCCATCGTCAAAAATGGCAAGGAGAAGATGCCCGCATTTGCTGGCAAAATTACCGACGCGCAAATCACGGACCTCGTAGAGTACATCCACACGTTGCAGAAAAAGTGA
- a CDS encoding outer membrane protein produces the protein MMSATCSISLLRNLRCIALVISAIVVTAGLAAGSPAIAQDTPPLPAPGDNIRYGYVIHQSIDLGGHIVTRDGSRAMYATLVNIQSGPRILDNTVEMVAENPAHTLLFDRLSSSSFGYGGDPYNVTYLNLSKGRIYNFHGSFRRDRQYFAYDVLANPLIPPTSNPFVPILETPHLYNTVRRMTDVSITLAPLSVISARFGYFQNINQGPTNSSLHVGADALLIQNWRVSTDVWDAGVDWKPLAHTSVSYDEFITHYKGNSSWQLTGLNYNLSNGTPVSLGVNLSSDWAGPCAQPFNPDGTVNPTCSSYLAYSRSQPTRTLLPSEQLRFQSSSIPHVAMNGRVLYMGTTSKLPSYNEFFNGLDSRVRVRQSVSTGSARARRITVNADYGVTWQFTPTISFNDAFDFWYFRQPTSYTLTETTYAGTSTLLPPGPPTTTITTSPPFEGFGFTEVNQKTKANTFFIAWDVAPRARLSAGYRYSSRIITDAGGDFIPIHSHSALFGLVLRPTTQLRVNFNADAGSADNSFTRASPRKLQHYIVRTTYNPRPWLNLAGTINILESNDNVQTVNHRSHNQDFSFAANISRSEKWGADLNYAYDSVFSRTDECFISSEPAAGAQPSPGVCQDAGLPLQVNGYYDQPTQYGSIGFVFTPVKKIHAAAGYRISSVNGTAPPINIRQVPGSLQSDYQTPYFNLSYEIAPNWTWKGDYNYYSYGEGTPIGPTLPRSFHGNVFTLAVRYAF, from the coding sequence ATGATGAGCGCAACTTGTTCAATATCGCTCCTGCGGAATCTCCGGTGCATTGCTCTGGTTATTTCAGCCATCGTGGTCACCGCGGGCCTTGCTGCCGGTTCACCAGCCATCGCGCAGGATACTCCGCCACTACCAGCGCCCGGGGACAACATTCGTTACGGATACGTTATCCATCAGTCGATCGATCTCGGTGGCCACATCGTAACTCGGGATGGCAGCCGCGCTATGTACGCCACACTGGTCAACATCCAGTCCGGGCCGCGCATTCTCGACAACACCGTCGAGATGGTCGCCGAGAATCCAGCCCATACGCTTCTGTTCGATCGCCTCTCATCGAGCAGCTTCGGCTACGGAGGAGATCCCTACAACGTCACCTATCTGAACCTTTCCAAAGGCCGCATCTACAACTTTCACGGAAGCTTCCGCCGCGATCGTCAGTACTTTGCCTACGACGTGCTGGCCAATCCGCTGATTCCACCTACGTCCAACCCCTTCGTCCCTATCCTCGAGACGCCGCACCTCTATAACACCGTGCGCCGCATGACAGACGTAAGCATCACGTTGGCGCCGCTCTCAGTCATCAGCGCACGTTTTGGCTACTTCCAGAACATCAATCAGGGGCCGACCAATAGTTCGTTGCACGTCGGCGCCGATGCCCTGCTCATTCAAAACTGGCGCGTCTCCACGGATGTCTGGGACGCAGGTGTCGACTGGAAGCCGCTGGCCCACACCTCTGTCAGCTACGACGAGTTCATCACGCACTACAAGGGCAACAGCAGTTGGCAGCTCACTGGGCTCAACTACAATCTCTCCAATGGCACACCCGTCAGCCTCGGAGTCAATCTCTCCTCCGACTGGGCTGGTCCGTGCGCTCAGCCTTTCAATCCGGATGGAACCGTCAACCCAACCTGCAGCTCGTATCTTGCGTATAGCCGTTCCCAGCCCACGCGCACGCTGCTCCCCAGCGAGCAACTGCGTTTTCAGAGCTCATCCATCCCCCACGTCGCCATGAACGGACGCGTGCTCTACATGGGCACAACCAGCAAACTTCCAAGCTACAACGAGTTCTTCAACGGCCTCGACTCCCGCGTCAGAGTCCGTCAATCGGTGTCCACCGGCTCTGCCCGCGCACGCCGCATCACTGTCAACGCCGACTACGGCGTCACCTGGCAGTTTACTCCTACCATCTCCTTCAACGACGCCTTCGACTTCTGGTATTTCCGTCAACCCACGTCCTACACCTTGACCGAGACAACCTACGCCGGGACCTCAACGCTTCTGCCGCCGGGTCCCCCCACTACGACCATCACAACTTCACCACCATTCGAGGGCTTTGGCTTCACAGAGGTCAACCAGAAGACAAAGGCCAATACCTTTTTCATCGCATGGGACGTCGCCCCGCGTGCGCGACTTTCGGCGGGCTACCGCTATAGCAGCCGCATTATCACCGACGCCGGCGGCGACTTTATTCCCATCCACTCGCACTCGGCCCTCTTCGGCCTCGTCCTCAGGCCCACAACTCAGTTGCGCGTTAACTTCAATGCCGACGCCGGGTCTGCCGACAATTCCTTTACCCGCGCCAGCCCGCGCAAGCTGCAGCACTATATTGTGCGAACCACATACAATCCTCGTCCATGGCTGAACCTGGCCGGGACCATCAACATCCTGGAGAGCAACGACAACGTCCAGACCGTCAACCACCGCTCACACAACCAGGACTTTTCCTTCGCGGCGAACATCAGTCGCAGCGAAAAGTGGGGCGCCGACCTGAACTATGCGTACGACAGCGTCTTCTCGCGCACGGATGAGTGTTTTATCTCTTCGGAGCCCGCCGCAGGCGCCCAACCGAGTCCCGGGGTGTGCCAGGACGCTGGCCTGCCGCTGCAAGTCAACGGCTATTACGATCAACCCACACAATACGGCTCCATCGGATTCGTGTTCACGCCTGTGAAGAAGATCCACGCCGCTGCCGGCTATCGCATATCCTCCGTTAACGGCACGGCCCCGCCCATCAATATCCGTCAGGTGCCGGGTTCCCTGCAGTCGGACTATCAAACCCCTTATTTCAACCTCTCCTACGAGATCGCTCCGAACTGGACCTGGAAAGGAGACTACAACTACTACAGCTACGGCGAAGGAACACCGATCGGTCCGACGCTTCCTCGCAGCTTCCACGGGAATGTCTTCACACTTGCAGTTCGTTATGCTTTCTAG